The following is a genomic window from Pseudoalteromonas arctica A 37-1-2.
TTATAACGTTTGCCATGACATACTTGGCAAGGTGAATAAACGCTAGGTAAAAACAGTAGCTCTATACTCACAAAGCCAACGCCTTCACAGTTTTTACATCGACCTTTAGCAACATTAAACGAAAAGCGACCAGCATCGTAACGGCGCTCTTTTGCTTTTTGTGTTGAAGCAAATAGTTTACGCACATGATCAAACAAACCCGTGTAGGTAGCTAAGTTTGAACGAGGGGTACGGCCAATCGCTTTTTGATTTACGGTAATTAGGCGGCTTATATTATTTATACCTTCAATGATTTTTCCGCTGGTGTGTGTTTGCAGCTCTTGTTCGAGTAAGTCGGCTTCGTCGGTTGGCGCTTGTGTTACTACTTTTTGCCCAAGTGCTTCGTAAACAAGTTCTACTAACGCTTGGCTTACTAAACTTGATTTACCAGAGCCCGAAACCCCAGTAACGGTTGTCATAACACCCAATGGAAATTCTGCATTGAGTTTTTTAAGATTATTACGCTCAATATTAGCCAACTTTAGCCACGCTTTAGGCTGCCTTAGCCCCTTTTTTTGATCGCTGCTTTTAGGGCGCTCTTCAATGGTATTTTTATCAAAAAGATAACGGGCAGTGTGCGAATTTTTTATTTTTCTTAACCCTTCAACAGGGCCGCTGTAAATAACGTTGCCACCATGCACACCGGCATCAGGGCCTACATCAACAATCCAATCGGCATGTTTAACAACGCTAACGTCGTGTTCAACAACAAATACAGAATTGCCAGCCGCTATTAGCTCATCAAGCGCTTTTAAAAGTGCTTGTGTGTCTGCAGGGTGTAAACCCGCTGAAGGTTCATCTAGCACGTAAACCACCCCAAATAATTTAGAGCGAATTTGTGTAGCAAGTCGCAATCGTTGTAGTTCTCCGGGTGAGAGCGTTGGCGTTGTACGCTCAAGCGACAAGTACCCTAAACCAAGCATGGTTAGTGCTTCAATACGAGTGAGAATATCGCTAGCAATGCGCTGCGTAACAATGGCTTGCTCTGGATTTTTTGTATTTTTATTTACTTTGGTATTGGCGGCGTTACTTAGTTTTTTAGCAAGCTCGTTTAATGTAAGTTGAGATAGCTCGCCAATATCAAGCCCTGCAAATTTGACACTTAACGATGCTTGTTTTAATTTTTTACCTTGGCAAGTAGGGCACTGCGATATTTGCATAAACTGCGATACGCGCTTTTTAGTACGCGGGCTTTGGGTAGTAGCAAAAGACTGTAAAACAAAGCGTTTAGCGCTTGAAAAAGTTCCCATGTAGCTTGGATCTTCGTTATTTTTTATCGCATTCTGTGTTTGCTCATAGGTGTAATCTGGGTATACCGGCACAGTAGGTGTTTCGTCGGTAAATAAAATCCAATCCCGTGCTTTTTTAGAAAGTTTGTTCCAAGGTGTGTCTATGTCATAACCAAGCGAGGTAAGTATACGGCTTAGGTTTTTACCTTGCCATGCTGGTGGCCACGCTTCAATGGCGCGCTGGCGAATAGTTTTTGTATCGTCTGGCACAAGTAGCTTTTCGGTTACTTCAAACACTCGGCCTATTCCTGAGCATTCTGGGCACGCACCTTGTGGCGTATTCGGCGAAAATGCATCAGCATAAAGTATACCTTGGTCTTTTGGGTATTCACCTGCGCGTGAGTAAAGCATACGTAGCGCGTTAGAAATAGTT
Proteins encoded in this region:
- the uvrA gene encoding excinuclease ABC subunit UvrA, with the protein product MASTHKNSTMDLSDPSNSIQVRGARVHNLKNVDVDLPRNALVVFTGISGSGKSSLAFGTLFAESQHRYLDSVSPYARRLIDQVDEPDVDSIEGLPPAVALQQQRGAPSVRSSVGSITTISNALRMLYSRAGEYPKDQGILYADAFSPNTPQGACPECSGIGRVFEVTEKLLVPDDTKTIRQRAIEAWPPAWQGKNLSRILTSLGYDIDTPWNKLSKKARDWILFTDETPTVPVYPDYTYEQTQNAIKNNEDPSYMGTFSSAKRFVLQSFATTQSPRTKKRVSQFMQISQCPTCQGKKLKQASLSVKFAGLDIGELSQLTLNELAKKLSNAANTKVNKNTKNPEQAIVTQRIASDILTRIEALTMLGLGYLSLERTTPTLSPGELQRLRLATQIRSKLFGVVYVLDEPSAGLHPADTQALLKALDELIAAGNSVFVVEHDVSVVKHADWIVDVGPDAGVHGGNVIYSGPVEGLRKIKNSHTARYLFDKNTIEERPKSSDQKKGLRQPKAWLKLANIERNNLKKLNAEFPLGVMTTVTGVSGSGKSSLVSQALVELVYEALGQKVVTQAPTDEADLLEQELQTHTSGKIIEGINNISRLITVNQKAIGRTPRSNLATYTGLFDHVRKLFASTQKAKERRYDAGRFSFNVAKGRCKNCEGVGFVSIELLFLPSVYSPCQVCHGKRYNEQTLEVTYRDKNISGILNLTVEAAHTFFENEPAILRALDALMQVGLGYLRLGQPATELSGGEAQRIKLATELQRAQRGNTLYILDEPTTGLHPSDVSMLMSQLNKLVDAGNTVIMVEHDMQVARNSDWVIDVGPGAGEEGGLIVAQGSPEKVASVKASKTAPFLLK